A genomic stretch from Plutella xylostella chromosome 14, ilPluXylo3.1, whole genome shotgun sequence includes:
- the LOC125489470 gene encoding uncharacterized protein LOC125489470, producing MDSIKKSMEELKDLFNVQMSAFHDEVLQKSPQTPTITGLAAQFISFRTFMMSALGSLQQQVDMLARASDEQETRTRRKMLLLHGVKEAAKENTTAVVLRVVGEHLGDPELLSEDDVRQCHRMGRLSSDKPRPILLKLRDVPSRNSLWFAKTKLKGTGVTMSEFLTKPRHDTFLAARERVGVSRCWTRDGSIFVLDPEGKRHRVVTISELNAVCPLTSKAQENTNPSTASKQVTAKATASRERRVTKKPS from the coding sequence ATGGACTCAATCAAGAAGTCTATGGAGGAGTTGAAGGACCTTTTCAATGTCCAGATGTCGGCCTTTCATGACGAGGTTCTACAGAAGAGTCCACAAACTCCCACTATTACTGGACTGGCTGCACAATTTATATCATTTCGTACATTCATGATGTCAGCACTGGGCAGTCTGCAGCAACAAGTAGACATGTTGGCACGAGCTTCAGATGAGCAGGAGACCCGCACTCGACGAAAGATGCTCCTCCTCCATGGCGTCAAAGAAGCAGCGAAGGAGAACACCACAGCTGTGGTTCTTAGAGTTGTCGGTGAGCATCTGGGTGACCCTGAGTTGCTGTCTGAGGATGATGTAAGGCAATGTCACAGGATGGGGCGTCTCAGTTCGGACAAGCCTAGACCAATCCTCCTGAAGCTGAGGGATGTGCCGTCCAGAAACAGCCTCTGGTTTGCCAAGACCAAGCTGAAAGGCACGGGGGTGACGATGTCGGAGTTTCTGACGAAGCCCCGGCACGACACTTTCCTGGCGGCGCGGGAGCGGGTCGGCGTGTCGCGGTGCTGGACCAGGGACGGGAGCATCTTCGTTCTCGACCCGGAGGGCAAGCGTCATCGTGTTGTGACCATTTCTGAGCTGAACGCCGTGTGTCCATTGACGTCTAAGGCCCAGGAGAACACCAATCCTTCAACAGCCTCCAAACAGGTCACCGCAAAGGCTACGGCATCTCGGGAACGAAGAGTGACCAAAAAGCCATCGTAA